The region TTATTGAGAAACTGGTAGCTGAGAGTTGATGGTTGGAAAGTGGTTAGTGGTAAAATATTAGGAATGTATGGTGCGTCATAGAAAACCCTCATTAATCTcttcattaaaacaaaacttttctaCAAACTTCTTGATacattgatttttgtattaaacTGTCATAATATCCCACACGATTTTGCTACAGCGTGCAGGTTGTAATACTTACCCCCCTAACGCTGAATTGTGAAACACGCGTCAACTCTCGATTAAAAAGTCAGTCAACAATCAAATAAGCCGAGATCATGCAAATGTAGCAATTTACTATCTTCACTATACCGTAAGTGTAATTATTTCGAAATTCCCTGTATACATATACCACACACACTCGCacacacattttcattttcaccatTTCATTTATGGATCCCCATATAAAGCGAATTTTTCCTCgacataaaatttgaatcgTTTGACGAGATTAAAGGATTGTCTCTTCAATTTtagatgaaatgttttttgggGGAAATGGATCATTAGTGTCATTTCAGTTGAACGTAATTTCATGTAGATATTTGTGAGCGTGAACAAAATCTAATGTGAATTTGATGTACCTTTTTCGACAAGAAAATCTTTCGGTAAATGTTCCGAAAATGctctttttttgtgtatcaAATTAGGGTCAATTGAAGTTTTGTCAATTTGGTGTGATTGTTATAAAATAGCGCACGATTCTTATAAATCTTATCAACAGTTCTTCATGTACGCTTTTTGCGGTATCGATTCAATTTAATCATTCTTTTTGAATACATCCATGTAACGCGATTTTACCTTTCTAAGATTAATTGTGGACCgagattttggaattttgaacTTTGATTTTGTCCTTTTCTTGCTCCTAGTCGTATTCAATTCAGTTTCTGATGCTAATCTTGACAAAGTTTCTGAACTACATCTTGACGAAGATTTTGAATCGTTTAACGAAGTCTCGGTGTCACCACGCTTCCAGAATTGTTCCAGCGATTGTTCAAATTCTTGTTGCACCGAGCTCTCCACTTTCAATTCAGTGATTGCAATTTGTATCTCATCAACGATAGTATCTTCgttctcaattttattttctggtTCAGTTTCAGTGTCATTAACAGTCTCAACTATTTCGCTTTCGGTTGGAATCAAGGTGATTTCGCTCGTGAGACAGCTGGTTGGACTATTCATTTCACTTTAATAAAGAAACTCGACGAAACTTTAAAACTTACAGATTTTATACCTTTCAGCCGGTGACGTTTCGTCCTCATTCGAAGCTAACTCATTCATGATGTTCGTCTCTTTTTTCTCCAATGCCTTTACTCGTCTATATTCCTCAATGGTTTTATCAGCAAAGTCGGGATCGGATTTAAAGTTTCTATATTCCTCCACAGattcgtaaataaaatttggatcACTCTTGTAGAACTCGTAAAATAGTGTTCTCGACAGGTTCTTGGACATTTTGCTGTTTGTTTccaagcaaaataaaaaagattagGTCAGTGGGCTTGTTTGAAAGTTCTGGTGATGCCTACTAAATCATTGCTGTTACATCGACTACTACTATCTGTTTACTGCAATGAAACTATACTCACTTTCATTGGTTTACTGATACAGTGAAgtttttatactttttatGATTTATGATGTATTTCTCGCTTGAAGTCAAGAAAAAATCCGGCATAATTTAAGAAATACATGGGgtaaaactaccaaatacgaGCCCCCTGTTACAGGTGTTACAGGTTCACTCATCCTTTGATAGTT is a window of Bradysia coprophila strain Holo2 unplaced genomic scaffold, BU_Bcop_v1 contig_350, whole genome shotgun sequence DNA encoding:
- the LOC119081112 gene encoding uncharacterized protein LOC119081112 — its product is MSKNLSRTLFYEFYKSDPNFIYESVEEYRNFKSDPDFADKTIEEYRRVKALEKKETNIMNELASNEDETSPAESPTSCLTSEITLIPTESEIVETVNDTETEPENKIENEDTIVDEIQIAITELKVESSVQQEFEQSLEQFWKRGDTETSLNDSKSSSRCSSETLSRLASETELNTTRSKKRTKSKFKIPKSRSTINLRKVKSRYMDVFKKND